A section of the Thermoanaerobaculia bacterium genome encodes:
- a CDS encoding inositol monophosphatase family protein: MIDAAVEAARRGGEILLSWWRKLPAGSVEEKAQNDFVSRADRESEAAIVETLLSRHPSDGILGEEGASRTGTSGREWIIDPLDGTSNFIAGFPFWCVSIAARENGSVVAGVVWDPLRQEMYAAQRGAGAFRNGERMRVSARPSARGAFLATGFPFRAHEKIDRYLAIFRALFLEARAIRRAGSAALDLAQVAAGVFDGFFEFRLSPWDIAAGAVLIEEAGGALRDFEGGARYLETGDVIAGSAGVVDRILEIVRVETGS; the protein is encoded by the coding sequence GTGATCGATGCGGCGGTCGAGGCGGCCCGGCGGGGCGGAGAGATCCTCCTCTCCTGGTGGCGCAAGCTTCCGGCGGGATCCGTCGAAGAGAAGGCGCAGAACGACTTCGTGTCGAGGGCGGATCGCGAGAGCGAGGCGGCGATCGTCGAGACGCTGCTCTCCCGCCATCCCTCCGACGGGATCCTCGGCGAGGAAGGCGCGAGCCGGACCGGGACGAGCGGGCGGGAATGGATCATCGATCCGCTCGACGGGACGTCGAACTTCATCGCGGGGTTTCCTTTCTGGTGCGTGTCGATCGCGGCGCGGGAGAACGGGAGCGTCGTCGCGGGGGTCGTCTGGGATCCTCTCCGGCAGGAAATGTACGCCGCCCAGCGCGGTGCCGGCGCCTTCCGGAACGGAGAACGCATGCGGGTGTCGGCGCGGCCGTCCGCGCGGGGCGCGTTTCTCGCGACCGGATTTCCGTTCCGCGCCCACGAGAAGATCGACCGGTACCTCGCGATCTTTCGCGCGCTGTTCCTCGAGGCCCGGGCGATTCGACGCGCGGGGAGCGCGGCGCTCGACCTCGCCCAGGTCGCGGCCGGAGTCTTCGACGGCTTCTTCGAATTCCGGCTGTCGCCCTGGGACATCGCGGCGGGCGCGGTGCTGATCGAGGAGGCGGGAGGCGCGCTCCGCGATTTCGAGGGAGGCGCCCGCTACCTGGAGACCGGCGACGTGATCGCCGGCTCGGCGGGGGTCGTGGACCGCATCCTGGAGATCGTGCGCGTCGAGACCGGTTCCTGA
- the amrB gene encoding AmmeMemoRadiSam system protein B, with the protein MRSPRPPAVAGAFYPRDPGALSADVRECLGKPTAPRPAFGAVVPHAGYIYSGAVAGAVYARLQPARRIVLLGPNHTGLGPPASIDDHDRWTTPLGDVEIDEPLAARLLDACPHLERESMAHRREHSLEVQLPFLQVWSPGATIVPICIGAPSLALCHEIGEACADAAAEAAEPILLLASSDMNHYESRKTGDAKNAFAFAAIERIDPDGLFAAVVEHEISMCGFLPATALLVAARRRGVSRAEIVARADSGDRTGDTDSVVGYAGIIVG; encoded by the coding sequence ATGCGGAGCCCGCGCCCGCCCGCCGTCGCCGGAGCGTTCTACCCCCGGGACCCCGGGGCCCTCTCCGCCGACGTGCGGGAATGTCTCGGGAAGCCGACGGCGCCGCGTCCGGCGTTCGGCGCCGTCGTCCCGCACGCCGGCTACATCTACTCCGGCGCGGTCGCCGGCGCCGTGTACGCGCGGCTCCAGCCGGCCCGCCGGATCGTCCTCCTCGGGCCCAATCACACCGGACTCGGTCCCCCGGCTTCGATCGACGACCACGACCGCTGGACGACTCCTCTCGGCGACGTGGAGATCGACGAGCCGCTCGCGGCGCGGCTCCTCGACGCGTGCCCGCACCTGGAGCGCGAGAGCATGGCCCACCGGCGCGAGCACTCTCTCGAGGTCCAGCTGCCGTTCCTCCAGGTCTGGTCGCCGGGCGCGACGATCGTCCCGATCTGCATCGGGGCGCCCTCCCTCGCGCTCTGCCACGAAATCGGAGAGGCCTGCGCCGATGCCGCCGCGGAAGCCGCGGAACCGATCCTCCTTCTCGCTTCGTCGGACATGAACCACTACGAGTCGCGGAAGACGGGCGACGCGAAGAACGCGTTCGCCTTCGCGGCGATCGAGCGGATCGATCCGGATGGACTCTTCGCCGCGGTCGTCGAGCACGAAATCTCGATGTGCGGATTCCTGCCCGCGACCGCGCTCCTCGTCGCCGCGCGGCGCCGGGGCGTCTCCCGGGCCGAGATCGTGGCGCGCGCCGACAGCGGCGACCGGACCGGCGACACGGACTCCGTCGTCGGCTACGCCGGGATCATCGTCGGTTGA
- a CDS encoding tetratricopeptide repeat protein has product MLCQTCGTFNADAAAEYCARCKGKLLVVSGPRPAEEDEPGGPEDVGLDEHLLERISALEEVVRREGEMLRTLFESLQRLEKSVSLAQSGILALQETLEQRGVLSPGETTDRWQARSEKRLHAVETKDRLLDRRDRILAGFAGADHEAFFQKLREAEIAIVSLDADRGLRQLEEAFRLDRGNADLGFFLAETYFAAGDLDRASQFLKKILAANPNHHDSLLYSGIVASESGDAKSAETYLRRAIEMKPEGFLSHFALGGLLARQARFEEAQRELLTARDIAPLTATRILLGQVQRELGETGRAIEEFEAAVKEDPRSEEGHFQLGLAYLEKNRPGRALKEFQSSLEINPRRLEVQEAVRLLEKERWTGLPGVEGPAAEDFRRAEEYVADGRLRQALDLYRHALEKEPENGTVRISFALLCASLGLSAEAIAACRKILSGKSEEMVATAACSTLAEVLRAEGQGREAARVVEEFLAKYDSPAARTIGFYELASSLADSEENLNEALDLASRSLEAAPDELKPFSLAAMGWVYYKKKDYDSAIKFLKRSSESSPTPSTLHRLGLALLASGQAEEAKAAFRRAKTVASRGARLEEKILEQVRMNRRLIEMASPRRK; this is encoded by the coding sequence ATGCTCTGCCAGACCTGCGGCACCTTCAACGCCGACGCCGCCGCGGAATACTGCGCGCGCTGCAAGGGGAAGCTCCTCGTCGTCTCCGGGCCGCGCCCGGCGGAGGAAGACGAGCCCGGGGGACCGGAGGACGTCGGCCTCGACGAGCACCTCCTCGAGCGGATTTCGGCTCTCGAGGAGGTCGTCCGGCGCGAAGGGGAGATGCTCCGGACCCTGTTCGAGTCGCTCCAGCGGCTCGAGAAGAGCGTCTCCCTCGCGCAGAGCGGGATCCTCGCGCTGCAGGAGACGCTCGAGCAGCGCGGCGTGCTCTCTCCCGGCGAAACGACCGACCGCTGGCAGGCGCGCTCCGAGAAGAGGCTGCACGCCGTCGAAACGAAGGACCGCCTGCTCGACCGCCGCGACCGGATCCTCGCCGGGTTCGCCGGCGCCGACCACGAGGCCTTCTTCCAGAAGCTGCGCGAGGCCGAGATCGCCATCGTCTCGCTCGACGCCGACCGCGGGCTGCGGCAGCTCGAGGAGGCTTTTCGCCTCGACCGCGGCAACGCCGATCTCGGCTTCTTCCTCGCGGAAACGTATTTCGCGGCCGGAGATCTCGACCGGGCCTCGCAGTTCCTGAAAAAGATCCTCGCCGCCAATCCCAACCACCACGATTCGCTCCTCTACTCGGGCATCGTCGCGTCGGAATCGGGAGACGCGAAGTCCGCGGAGACGTACCTCCGGCGGGCGATCGAGATGAAACCGGAGGGCTTCCTCTCGCATTTCGCGCTCGGCGGGCTGCTCGCCCGCCAGGCGCGATTCGAGGAGGCGCAGCGCGAGCTCCTCACGGCCCGCGACATCGCTCCGCTCACGGCGACCCGGATCCTCCTGGGTCAGGTGCAGCGCGAGCTCGGCGAGACCGGCCGGGCGATCGAGGAGTTCGAGGCGGCCGTCAAGGAGGACCCGCGATCCGAGGAGGGCCACTTCCAGCTCGGGCTCGCCTACCTCGAGAAGAACCGTCCCGGGCGGGCGCTCAAGGAGTTCCAGAGCAGTCTCGAGATCAACCCCCGCCGGCTCGAGGTGCAGGAAGCCGTTCGTCTCCTCGAGAAGGAGCGCTGGACGGGACTCCCCGGCGTCGAAGGGCCGGCCGCGGAGGACTTCCGCCGCGCGGAGGAATACGTCGCCGACGGACGCCTGCGCCAGGCCCTCGACCTGTATCGCCACGCGCTCGAGAAGGAGCCGGAGAACGGGACGGTCCGGATCTCGTTCGCTCTCCTCTGCGCCTCGCTCGGCCTCTCGGCGGAAGCGATCGCCGCGTGCCGGAAGATCCTTTCCGGGAAATCGGAGGAGATGGTCGCGACGGCCGCCTGCTCGACTCTCGCGGAGGTGCTCCGCGCCGAAGGGCAGGGGAGGGAAGCGGCCCGCGTCGTCGAGGAGTTCCTCGCGAAATACGACTCGCCGGCCGCCCGCACGATCGGGTTCTACGAGCTCGCGTCGAGCCTCGCCGACTCGGAGGAGAACCTGAACGAGGCGCTCGACCTCGCGTCGCGCTCGCTCGAAGCGGCGCCCGACGAGCTCAAGCCCTTCTCCCTCGCGGCGATGGGATGGGTCTATTACAAGAAGAAGGACTACGACAGCGCGATCAAGTTCCTCAAGCGCTCGTCGGAGAGCTCGCCCACGCCCTCGACGCTCCACCGGCTCGGCCTCGCGCTGCTCGCCTCGGGCCAGGCGGAGGAGGCGAAGGCCGCCTTCCGGAGAGCGAAAACGGTCGCCTCGCGCGGGGCCCGGCTCGAAGAGAAGATCCTGGAGCAGGTGCGGATGAACCGGCGGCTCATCGAAATGGCCTCTCCGCGCCGCAAATAG
- a CDS encoding Ig-like domain-containing protein yields MTRKAPSPSGRFRLAAAVLAVLLLAACRPKAVSLEANPRRLTIYGTEQSKEIAVRAVDSKGTSVSEMPPLKWTSSDTTIVQVSGSGHVEPKRPGKATVTVSAGNLSASVAVEVVDLSKIELAPALLRLVGPAGTVSKLEVTGKNSANKPATIPAVAWIVTDPKVASVRRDGTVESRATGKTIVTARVGDLVAESEIQIDVRNVSRIELRPETAILRVGESQKLSVTAYDENGLPIADAGAQLAASAPEIVRVLGDGTITGLKPGTAVVTAAVGDRRAQATVLVD; encoded by the coding sequence ATGACTCGCAAGGCGCCCTCCCCGTCGGGACGTTTTCGGCTCGCGGCCGCCGTCCTCGCCGTTCTCCTGCTCGCCGCCTGCCGGCCGAAGGCCGTTTCGCTCGAGGCCAATCCGCGGCGGCTCACGATCTACGGCACCGAGCAGTCGAAGGAGATCGCGGTCCGCGCCGTCGATTCGAAGGGGACGTCGGTCTCCGAAATGCCGCCGCTCAAATGGACGAGTTCCGATACCACGATCGTCCAGGTTTCCGGCTCGGGACACGTGGAGCCGAAGCGCCCGGGGAAGGCGACCGTCACGGTTTCCGCGGGAAACCTCTCCGCGTCGGTCGCCGTCGAGGTCGTCGACCTGTCGAAGATCGAGCTCGCCCCGGCGCTCCTGAGGCTGGTCGGGCCGGCGGGAACCGTCTCGAAGCTCGAGGTGACCGGAAAGAACTCGGCGAACAAGCCCGCCACGATCCCGGCCGTCGCCTGGATCGTCACCGACCCGAAGGTCGCTTCCGTCCGGCGCGACGGCACCGTCGAATCGCGGGCCACCGGCAAGACGATCGTCACGGCGCGCGTCGGGGATCTCGTCGCCGAATCGGAGATCCAGATCGACGTGCGGAACGTGTCCCGGATCGAATTGCGCCCGGAGACGGCGATTCTCCGCGTCGGCGAAAGCCAGAAGCTCTCCGTGACGGCGTACGACGAGAACGGCCTTCCGATCGCCGACGCGGGCGCCCAGCTCGCGGCGAGCGCCCCCGAGATCGTTCGGGTGCTCGGCGACGGCACGATCACGGGCCTCAAGCCGGGGACGGCCGTGGTGACCGCCGCGGTCGGAGATCGAAGGGCCCAGGCCACCGTTCTCGTCGACTGA
- a CDS encoding sigma-70 family RNA polymerase sigma factor: MDDALSDEEIVARVVRGEGDLFPLLVRRYQSRLVAHLARVVGSREEALDLSQEIFLKVFQALPRYNAEYKFSTWIFRIASNAGIDFLRKRRIRTVSMDAPPPGDGEENAAPREFPSAGLDPYGELRNEERRAKIGREIAALPPEFRELIALRHFAGLSYEEIADAKKMPLGTVKNKLFRARAVLKTRLAGELI, from the coding sequence GTGGACGACGCGCTCTCGGATGAAGAGATCGTCGCGCGGGTCGTCCGCGGCGAGGGAGACCTCTTTCCCTTGCTCGTCCGCCGCTACCAGTCCCGGCTCGTCGCCCATCTGGCGCGGGTGGTCGGCAGCCGCGAGGAAGCGCTCGACCTGTCCCAGGAGATCTTCTTGAAGGTTTTCCAGGCCCTCCCGCGGTACAACGCGGAATACAAGTTTTCCACGTGGATCTTCCGGATCGCGTCGAACGCCGGAATCGATTTCCTCCGGAAACGGCGGATCCGCACGGTCTCGATGGACGCGCCCCCGCCCGGCGACGGGGAGGAAAACGCCGCTCCGCGGGAATTCCCCTCCGCCGGCCTCGACCCGTACGGGGAGCTCCGGAACGAGGAGCGGAGGGCGAAAATCGGGCGCGAGATCGCGGCTCTCCCCCCCGAATTCCGCGAATTGATCGCTTTGCGCCATTTCGCGGGCCTTTCCTACGAAGAGATCGCCGACGCCAAGAAAATGCCGCTCGGGACCGTGAAAAATAAACTTTTTCGCGCCCGGGCCGTTTTAAAGACCAGGTTGGCAGGAGAGCTGATTTGA
- a CDS encoding universal stress protein, which produces MTRRFLIALDGSPGSDAALRRAFQLAPPLGASLAGIHVLDTAQLEASFIADLSGSVGFQPFLNLSGELRTALRAVGQAIVSDFEAKCDAAGVRGSGTMVEGLVVSELARAAAQADLVFLGLHGTGAGRGKGLGSHADALLRRLAAPALLSPSDAAPLRRPVAGFDGSERATRALRAAGEICAALNLPLDVVSAGSAEDSEARRTAAARALEAFAIRFEFIAAEGHPEDVLLSRIPGNDLIAIGSHGHGRIVEMVLGSTTERVLRRTTASVLCVP; this is translated from the coding sequence ATGACGCGCCGTTTCCTGATCGCCCTGGACGGCTCCCCCGGATCCGATGCCGCGCTCCGGCGGGCTTTCCAGCTCGCGCCCCCGCTCGGAGCGTCGCTCGCCGGCATCCACGTGCTCGACACCGCCCAGCTCGAGGCGAGCTTCATCGCCGATCTCTCCGGCTCCGTCGGTTTCCAGCCGTTCCTCAATCTCTCCGGCGAGCTTCGGACGGCGCTCCGCGCGGTCGGCCAGGCGATCGTTTCGGATTTCGAGGCCAAGTGCGACGCTGCGGGCGTCCGGGGGTCGGGAACGATGGTCGAGGGACTCGTGGTCTCCGAGCTCGCCCGCGCCGCCGCCCAGGCGGACCTGGTCTTCCTCGGCCTCCACGGCACCGGCGCCGGCCGGGGAAAGGGTCTCGGGAGCCATGCCGACGCCCTGCTGCGCCGTCTCGCGGCGCCGGCGCTCCTCTCCCCCTCGGACGCGGCCCCGCTGCGCCGGCCCGTCGCGGGGTTCGACGGGTCCGAGCGCGCCACGCGCGCTCTCCGCGCGGCCGGCGAGATCTGCGCCGCGCTGAACCTTCCTCTCGACGTCGTCAGCGCCGGGTCGGCGGAAGATTCCGAGGCCCGGCGGACCGCCGCGGCGCGGGCGCTCGAGGCCTTCGCCATCCGCTTCGAATTCATCGCCGCCGAGGGCCACCCGGAGGATGTTCTCCTCTCGCGCATACCCGGAAACGACCTGATCGCCATCGGATCGCACGGCCACGGGCGGATCGTCGAGATGGTGCTCGGATCGACGACCGAGAGGGTCCTGCGGCGGACGACCGCTTCCGTCCTCTGCGTCCCCTGA
- a CDS encoding Glu/Leu/Phe/Val dehydrogenase codes for MNKTTIITRPQGVDSDNPFEEMMSRFDVAAQKLSLDPGLYKVLREPVRETKVSIPVSMDDGRIEVFVGYRVLHNIARGPGKGGIRFDKNVTLDEVRALAAWMTWKCAVVNIPFGGAKGGVICDPPSLSTSELERITRRYTAEILDLIGPERDVPAPDMGTTPQTMAWIMDTYSMHMRHTVTSVVTGKPLTIGGSRGRVEATGRGLMIIAREAARANGFELAGSRVAVQGFGNVGSITAKMCHAAGAKVVAVSDIRGGIVNDGGLDIPAVLEHYGKKRSFEGFAGADTITNEQLLEHPCDILVPAANENQLRGHNAGKVHARIIVEGANGPTTQKADHVFRDRGIVVVPDILANAGGVTVSYFEWVQDRAGFFWREAEVNERLEDIMVQSFNDVVEMAKKYEVSYRIAAYMLGISRVAHDTMVRGLYA; via the coding sequence ATGAACAAGACGACGATCATCACCCGCCCCCAGGGCGTCGATTCCGACAACCCGTTCGAAGAGATGATGTCGCGGTTCGACGTCGCGGCCCAGAAGCTCTCCCTCGATCCCGGCCTCTACAAGGTCCTCCGGGAACCGGTCCGCGAGACGAAGGTCTCGATTCCGGTCTCGATGGACGACGGACGCATCGAGGTCTTCGTCGGCTATCGGGTGCTCCACAACATCGCCCGCGGCCCCGGCAAGGGGGGGATCCGGTTCGACAAGAACGTGACGCTCGACGAAGTCCGGGCCCTCGCGGCGTGGATGACCTGGAAGTGCGCCGTCGTCAACATCCCGTTCGGGGGCGCCAAGGGCGGCGTGATCTGTGACCCGCCTTCGCTCTCGACGTCGGAGCTCGAGCGAATCACCCGCCGGTATACGGCCGAGATCCTCGACCTGATCGGCCCGGAGCGCGACGTCCCCGCCCCCGACATGGGGACGACGCCGCAGACGATGGCGTGGATCATGGACACCTACTCGATGCACATGCGGCACACGGTCACGTCCGTCGTGACCGGAAAGCCGCTGACGATCGGCGGGTCTCGCGGACGCGTCGAGGCGACCGGGCGCGGTCTCATGATCATCGCGCGCGAGGCGGCGCGCGCCAACGGGTTCGAGCTCGCCGGATCGCGGGTCGCCGTCCAGGGATTCGGAAACGTCGGCTCGATCACCGCCAAGATGTGCCATGCGGCGGGAGCGAAGGTCGTCGCCGTCTCGGACATCCGCGGCGGAATCGTCAACGACGGCGGGCTCGACATCCCGGCCGTTCTCGAGCACTACGGCAAGAAGCGCTCGTTCGAAGGATTCGCGGGCGCGGACACGATCACCAACGAGCAGCTCCTCGAGCACCCGTGCGACATCCTCGTGCCGGCGGCCAACGAGAACCAGCTCCGCGGCCACAACGCCGGAAAGGTGCATGCGCGCATCATCGTCGAAGGAGCCAACGGTCCGACGACGCAGAAGGCCGACCACGTCTTCCGGGACCGCGGGATCGTCGTCGTTCCCGACATCCTCGCCAACGCCGGGGGCGTGACGGTCTCCTATTTCGAATGGGTGCAGGACCGCGCCGGTTTCTTCTGGCGCGAGGCGGAGGTCAACGAACGGCTGGAGGACATCATGGTCCAGTCGTTCAACGACGTCGTCGAGATGGCGAAGAAGTACGAGGTCAGCTACCGGATCGCCGCGTACATGCTCGGCATCTCACGCGTCGCGCACGACACGATGGTGCGCGGCCTCTACGCCTGA
- a CDS encoding 3-hydroxybutyryl-CoA dehydrogenase, whose protein sequence is MEIRTIGVVGSGQMGSGIAHVAAASGASVVLADAAPEIVARARGAIAKNLDREVAKGKRTAEERDAALSRIVETTDFSAFGAADLVIEAVTENEAVKRDVLRRVDEILPGESILATNTSSISITKLAAATSRPDRFIGMHFMNPVPLMALVEVIRGIATSDDTAHTVRALAERMGKTPIFCNDYPGFVSNRVLMPMINEAIYAVYEGVADRDAVDGIMKLGMNHPMGPLTLADFIGLDTCLAILRVLHDGLGDPKYRPCPLLVKMVDAGWLGRKSGRGFYEYGK, encoded by the coding sequence ATGGAAATTCGCACGATCGGGGTGGTCGGATCGGGCCAGATGGGGAGCGGCATCGCGCACGTGGCGGCGGCCTCCGGGGCTTCGGTCGTCCTCGCCGACGCCGCGCCCGAGATCGTCGCGCGCGCTCGCGGAGCGATCGCGAAGAATCTCGATCGCGAGGTCGCGAAGGGGAAGCGGACGGCCGAGGAGCGGGACGCCGCGCTCTCCCGGATCGTCGAAACGACGGACTTCTCCGCGTTCGGCGCGGCGGACCTCGTCATCGAGGCGGTCACCGAGAACGAAGCGGTCAAGCGGGACGTTCTCCGCCGGGTCGACGAGATCCTCCCCGGGGAATCGATCCTCGCGACCAACACCTCCTCGATCTCGATCACGAAGCTCGCCGCGGCGACGTCGCGGCCGGACCGCTTCATCGGCATGCACTTCATGAACCCCGTGCCGTTGATGGCTCTCGTCGAGGTGATCCGGGGCATCGCGACCTCCGACGACACCGCGCACACCGTCCGGGCGCTCGCCGAGCGCATGGGGAAGACGCCGATCTTCTGCAACGACTATCCGGGATTCGTGTCGAACCGCGTGCTGATGCCGATGATCAACGAGGCGATCTACGCCGTCTACGAGGGAGTGGCGGACCGGGACGCGGTCGACGGGATCATGAAGCTCGGCATGAACCACCCGATGGGACCGCTGACGCTCGCCGACTTCATCGGCCTCGACACCTGCCTCGCGATCCTGCGCGTCCTGCACGATGGCCTCGGCGATCCGAAGTACCGCCCCTGCCCGCTGCTGGTGAAGATGGTCGACGCGGGGTGGCTGGGACGGAAGTCCGGGCGCGGCTTCTACGAATACGGGAAATGA
- a CDS encoding DGQHR domain-containing protein, which produces MSSLAALRLNQFGVRFYEVLLSGVDVQKIVHFEVLNYSANDRPTLGGARRKAKGLVNWEFLEKKISASGEAFQRPIIERKINELVNYYLQCAESGTLPAIPGSVLLVSDRRLDFTPTRDNADLGTVKLPEQPGTMRALDGQHRLLALHQLAEKHNLTDFQVPAVVFDSLTADQVVELFVTINSKHTKLNPSHLISLAGRRLYRDENLASAHDVIRGLNEDEHSPLHGQIKVLGVGKGTVTQASLADELRDVFSAMAAAGPRTSKEFRENAKRFFLNYFKAIEKVFPKAFASRKYSIKTGIALRAFLRVSPHVIAMIRHRGGDLWSAGELHAALLPWAESIGDARFETEAMWKQRSTGGTRSTVEVLVKELKQGLLV; this is translated from the coding sequence ATGAGCTCTCTGGCCGCGCTCCGGCTGAATCAATTCGGAGTTCGTTTCTACGAAGTTCTCCTTTCCGGTGTCGACGTCCAGAAAATCGTCCATTTCGAGGTGCTGAACTACAGCGCCAACGATCGTCCGACGCTCGGGGGCGCGCGCCGAAAGGCGAAAGGTCTCGTCAACTGGGAATTCCTCGAAAAGAAGATCTCCGCGTCGGGCGAAGCGTTCCAGCGGCCGATCATCGAGCGAAAGATCAACGAGCTCGTCAACTACTACCTGCAGTGCGCCGAATCGGGAACGCTCCCCGCGATCCCGGGGAGCGTGCTGCTCGTCTCGGACCGTCGCCTGGATTTCACGCCGACCCGCGACAACGCCGACTTGGGCACGGTGAAGCTCCCCGAGCAGCCCGGAACCATGCGGGCGCTCGACGGGCAGCACCGGCTGCTCGCCCTCCACCAGCTCGCCGAAAAGCACAACCTGACGGACTTCCAGGTTCCCGCGGTCGTCTTCGATTCGTTGACGGCGGACCAGGTCGTCGAGCTCTTCGTGACGATCAACAGCAAACATACGAAATTGAACCCCTCGCACCTGATCTCTCTCGCCGGGCGACGCCTGTATCGCGACGAAAACCTCGCCTCGGCGCACGACGTGATCCGGGGACTCAACGAGGACGAGCACTCGCCGCTGCACGGGCAGATCAAGGTCCTCGGCGTGGGGAAGGGGACGGTGACCCAGGCGTCCCTCGCCGACGAGCTTCGCGACGTGTTTTCGGCGATGGCGGCGGCGGGACCGCGGACGTCGAAGGAGTTCCGCGAGAACGCGAAGCGGTTCTTCCTCAACTACTTCAAGGCGATCGAGAAAGTCTTCCCGAAAGCATTCGCGTCGCGGAAGTATTCGATCAAGACCGGCATCGCGCTGCGCGCGTTCCTCCGCGTGTCGCCGCACGTGATCGCGATGATCCGGCACCGCGGCGGCGATCTCTGGTCCGCGGGCGAGCTGCACGCCGCGCTCCTCCCGTGGGCGGAGTCGATCGGAGACGCACGCTTCGAGACCGAGGCGATGTGGAAACAGCGTTCGACGGGCGGGACGCGGTCGACGGTGGAAGTGCTGGTCAAGGAGCTCAAGCAGGGCCTTCTCGTGTAG
- a CDS encoding purine-nucleoside phosphorylase — translation MNRGSLGGARVAVVLGSGGGAFAERLESARRTPFAALRGFAVPSVPGHAGELLVGRLGGAALAVLSGRVHAYEGHPLERVVYPVRALARAGIRAVILTNAAGAIRRSWKPGDLMIVADHLNAIGDPLAGRKPRGRFLDMTGAYDPAFRRAARASARRLGMPVREGVYAAVTGPSYETPAEIRMWRVLGADAIGMSTVPEVIALRQAGVRVLAISLISNMASGLGANSPDHTAVLAEGAKAAARFGDLLEDLLPRVDRLVRG, via the coding sequence ATGAACCGTGGCTCGCTCGGCGGCGCGCGGGTCGCCGTCGTCCTCGGGTCCGGCGGGGGCGCCTTCGCCGAGCGCCTCGAGAGCGCGCGGCGGACGCCGTTCGCGGCCCTGCGCGGTTTCGCGGTTCCGTCGGTTCCCGGGCATGCGGGGGAGCTCCTCGTGGGGCGGCTCGGAGGAGCGGCGTTGGCCGTCCTTTCGGGCCGCGTCCACGCCTACGAGGGTCACCCGCTGGAGCGCGTCGTCTATCCGGTGCGGGCGCTCGCGCGCGCGGGAATCCGGGCCGTCATCCTGACCAACGCCGCCGGCGCGATCCGGCGATCGTGGAAGCCCGGAGACCTCATGATCGTCGCCGATCATCTCAACGCGATCGGAGATCCGCTCGCGGGACGGAAGCCGCGCGGCCGGTTCCTCGACATGACCGGGGCATATGATCCGGCGTTCCGCCGGGCGGCCCGGGCGTCGGCCCGGCGTCTGGGAATGCCGGTCCGGGAAGGCGTCTACGCGGCCGTGACGGGGCCTTCCTACGAAACGCCGGCGGAGATCCGGATGTGGCGAGTCCTCGGCGCCGACGCGATCGGGATGTCCACCGTGCCCGAGGTGATCGCGCTGAGGCAGGCGGGGGTTCGCGTGCTCGCGATCTCCCTGATCTCGAACATGGCGTCCGGCCTCGGAGCGAATTCGCCGGACCACACCGCCGTGCTCGCCGAAGGGGCGAAGGCCGCCGCCCGATTCGGCGACCTTCTGGAGGACCTCCTTCCTCGCGTGGACCGGCTCGTCCGAGGGTAA